One genomic window of Luteitalea pratensis includes the following:
- a CDS encoding FAD-binding oxidoreductase — MESDMRRRDFLSSSVALMVASGLAHSRFARAAQSADVPAVSRTGGAVILRAADIVAFQAQQRGPVLTRDSDSYDVVRRVWNGAFDRHPAVIARCTGAADVIGAVQFAARHDLLVAVRGGGHSLPGYSVCEGGIMIDLAPMQGVRVDPQTRVVRAEPGVLLGALDRETQAFGLVVPAGTVSHTGVAGLTLGGGVGRLQRKFGLTVDCMVGADLVTADGRLVRAGSDENPDLLWALQGGGGNFGVVTSFEFRACEFGRTAVAGGIVFPIDQARRVLDAFADYCDSASDELWMDPVLECDGAGHRQLNFTLCHCGDDASAGKDVAAIRKFGKSVRDSVARKPWTAVQSEFDRDSPHGNGYYMSGGRIARLVPIMLDHAVESITLPGAELGKISLTQQGGASARRPAASTAYASRDASHNFVVRASWEHPKDAAARTAWQKRTWKGFEPYSVGLYANLNATDSNVKARSAYGDNLDRLIEVKTKYDPTNLFHLNPNIAPRVA; from the coding sequence ATGGAGAGCGATATGAGAAGGCGAGACTTCCTTTCCAGTTCTGTAGCGCTCATGGTTGCATCCGGCCTTGCGCATTCGCGTTTTGCACGCGCGGCGCAATCCGCCGACGTGCCAGCCGTCTCGCGGACGGGCGGTGCAGTCATTCTCAGGGCAGCAGACATCGTCGCGTTCCAGGCCCAGCAGCGCGGACCCGTGCTCACCCGCGACAGCGACAGTTACGACGTTGTGCGGCGCGTCTGGAACGGCGCATTCGATCGTCACCCGGCGGTGATCGCGCGCTGCACCGGTGCCGCAGATGTGATCGGTGCGGTGCAGTTTGCCGCGCGCCACGACCTGCTGGTCGCGGTGCGGGGTGGAGGCCACAGCCTCCCCGGCTACTCGGTGTGTGAAGGCGGGATCATGATCGACCTCGCCCCCATGCAAGGCGTTCGGGTCGATCCGCAGACACGCGTCGTTCGCGCCGAACCTGGTGTCTTGCTAGGTGCGCTGGACCGTGAAACCCAGGCCTTCGGGCTCGTAGTGCCCGCAGGCACCGTCTCGCATACCGGCGTCGCGGGCCTCACGCTCGGTGGTGGCGTCGGTCGGCTGCAGCGAAAGTTTGGCCTGACCGTCGACTGCATGGTCGGCGCGGACCTGGTTACTGCGGACGGCCGATTGGTGCGGGCCGGCAGTGATGAGAATCCCGATCTGCTCTGGGCACTCCAGGGCGGCGGCGGCAACTTCGGCGTAGTGACTTCGTTCGAATTCCGCGCGTGCGAGTTCGGCCGCACTGCAGTCGCCGGTGGCATCGTCTTTCCAATCGACCAGGCACGCCGCGTGCTCGACGCATTCGCCGACTACTGCGATTCCGCCAGCGACGAACTCTGGATGGACCCCGTGCTCGAATGCGATGGCGCGGGTCATCGGCAGCTCAATTTCACTCTCTGTCACTGCGGCGATGACGCGAGCGCCGGCAAAGACGTCGCCGCCATACGAAAGTTCGGCAAGTCGGTGCGCGACAGCGTCGCCCGAAAACCGTGGACCGCGGTGCAGTCGGAGTTCGATCGCGATTCACCTCATGGCAATGGTTACTACATGTCGGGTGGACGGATTGCGAGACTCGTTCCCATCATGCTCGACCACGCAGTCGAAAGCATCACACTACCTGGCGCCGAGCTAGGCAAGATCTCCCTCACGCAGCAGGGAGGAGCGAGTGCGCGTCGTCCGGCCGCATCCACGGCCTACGCTTCGCGCGACGCGAGCCACAACTTCGTGGTGCGCGCGTCGTGGGAGCATCCCAAGGACGCGGCCGCGCGCACGGCGTGGCAAAAGCGGACGTGGAAAGGGTTCGAGCCCTATTCGGTCGGACTGTACGCGAACCTCAATGCCACTGATAGCAACGTCAAGGCGCGGTCGGCCTATGGCGACAACCTGGATCGGCTGATCGAGGTCAAGACAAAATACGACCCGACGAACCTGTTTCATCTGAACCCCAACATCGCCCCCCGTGTCGCGTGA
- a CDS encoding RNA polymerase sigma factor yields the protein MVRSFQTTRWSLVLAAGGDTSPAARAALASLCELYWYPLYAYVRRRGRSPDDASDVTQAFFTALLERHDFDQLSPERGRFRAFLLASLKHFLANDFARRRAQKRGGGAAPVSLPLDHAEERYAREPADATTPEMLYERRWALIVIERVLSTLRHEWRRQQREQEFEALRSCLLGTAPPGGYAATAAALAMSEGAVKTAVHRLRRRFRTQLRQNIAETVSEPSEVEEEIRYLIRTLAL from the coding sequence GTGGTGAGGTCCTTCCAGACCACGCGGTGGAGTCTCGTCCTCGCGGCGGGCGGCGACACGTCGCCGGCGGCGCGGGCCGCCCTCGCGAGCTTGTGTGAACTCTACTGGTATCCGCTGTATGCCTATGTCCGCCGGCGCGGCCGCAGTCCCGACGACGCCAGCGACGTGACCCAAGCGTTCTTTACCGCACTCCTAGAGCGGCACGACTTCGACCAGTTGAGCCCCGAGCGGGGGCGCTTTCGCGCGTTCCTGCTCGCGTCTCTCAAGCATTTCCTCGCGAACGATTTCGCCCGTCGTCGGGCGCAGAAGCGGGGCGGCGGCGCCGCGCCGGTCTCGTTGCCGCTTGATCATGCAGAAGAGCGCTATGCGCGAGAGCCGGCCGACGCGACGACGCCAGAGATGCTGTATGAGCGCCGCTGGGCGCTCATCGTGATCGAGCGAGTGCTGTCCACGCTTCGCCACGAATGGCGGCGGCAGCAGCGGGAACAGGAATTCGAGGCGCTCCGCAGTTGTCTGCTCGGCACGGCGCCGCCCGGTGGGTACGCCGCGACAGCCGCGGCACTGGCCATGTCGGAGGGGGCGGTGAAAACGGCGGTCCATCGGTTGCGGCGTCGGTTCCGGACGCAGCTGCGACAGAACATCGCGGAGACCGTCTCGGAACCCAGCGAGGTTGAGGAAGAGATCCGCTATCTCATTCGGACGCTGGCCCTGTAA
- a CDS encoding protein kinase domain-containing protein yields the protein MSDDVTPETRVCIACGRPLRLDAPEGLCPVCLLSLGSGSVGDPSIPTLAPGPSSDETDETSTRLHPGDIWGDYRIGRLLGRGGMGEVYEAEQLQTGRRLALKVLRSRLHRPDDRARFLREGQLAASVSHPHTVYIFGSEEIAGTPVITMELLTGGTLKDKVAVEGPLAPADAAAAVLDVVGGLDAAHAAGILHRDVKPSNCFIDHEGLVKIGDFGLSISTLSRDVRFELEGGGFQGTPQFAAPEQLRGEPLDLRADIYAVGATLYYLLTGRPPFEATDLRDLISRVVQEPAPSPRDVRPEIPPGLAGLVLQCLSKWPSARPQSYAVLAEALRPYACSSAVAPRLGARALAGVVDTLIIGFPLGVISLGLRGLGALDAAEVVRPPSLLALAPMASLVYYLMLEGTAGASLGKRLFGLRVVSASGPPSFRRVLMRTLVFVLPGLTLTAVILWRGTPPNIPPNLVRPASALLFAALLFIPARRKNAWRAFHELASGTRVVSRPRPDRRRVRAPQLAAALREPERRAHLGPFVVLADVGATDRGTLMLAVDPILRRNVWIHQRPLGDPPTSARRRDVSRIGRLHWLAAQPSPTDHWDAFEAPPGRPLVAAREPADWPTLRGWLMDLANELVAAEGDGTLPEVSLAQIWLRDDGHVVLLDFHHPMVRHAEHHTGTIAPGPASLLAALSVHAMSLTPGVGGFPLSLRTLTDEWRHSTAAGAEKAREQLVALSGTLDRVTRARRALPMALFLVPLLAMMGACVVAVPAIHRMRTAEHANMLQWLDMLITPTPDSRLVDPDLYQEAEHYVADRFRSSLSDETFWRTFTPQRERQALRHDAARRLLARYPADASHVIARSARLAPEIERADQASRQIADGAEGFVSLVVSTLVALITALVMIFHIVSSLVIPGGVVTRFNGLAVVTADGRGVSRARSLARALLAWSPAALWFIGLAASQRSPDSIPLPSSPMVGLVLTYLLLAAGAIATLVHPQQGPHDRLARTWVIPR from the coding sequence ATGAGCGACGACGTCACACCTGAGACCCGCGTCTGCATCGCTTGTGGCCGGCCGCTGCGACTGGACGCTCCGGAGGGGTTGTGCCCGGTCTGTTTGCTCAGCCTCGGCAGTGGCAGTGTCGGCGATCCCTCAATTCCGACCCTCGCGCCAGGTCCGTCGTCGGACGAAACTGACGAGACGTCCACGCGACTCCATCCAGGAGACATCTGGGGCGACTACCGCATCGGGCGGCTGCTCGGCCGTGGCGGCATGGGCGAGGTGTACGAGGCCGAACAGTTGCAGACGGGCAGACGTCTGGCGCTGAAGGTTTTACGCAGCCGGTTGCACCGGCCCGACGATCGCGCGCGCTTTCTCCGTGAGGGTCAGCTCGCCGCATCCGTCAGCCATCCACACACGGTGTACATCTTTGGGAGCGAGGAGATTGCCGGCACGCCGGTCATCACCATGGAGCTCCTCACCGGGGGGACGCTGAAGGATAAGGTCGCCGTGGAGGGCCCGCTGGCCCCTGCGGACGCCGCCGCGGCGGTGCTCGATGTTGTTGGCGGGCTGGACGCCGCACACGCCGCGGGCATTCTGCATCGCGACGTGAAGCCTTCGAACTGCTTCATCGACCACGAGGGCCTGGTCAAGATCGGCGACTTCGGGCTCTCGATCTCAACACTGAGTCGAGACGTGCGTTTCGAGCTGGAGGGAGGTGGATTTCAAGGCACGCCTCAATTCGCCGCACCGGAGCAGCTGCGCGGCGAGCCACTCGATCTGCGGGCCGACATCTACGCGGTCGGCGCCACGCTCTACTATCTCCTGACGGGGCGACCGCCCTTCGAAGCCACCGACCTGCGCGATCTGATCAGCCGCGTCGTCCAGGAACCGGCCCCGTCGCCGCGTGATGTCCGCCCGGAGATTCCGCCCGGCCTCGCCGGACTCGTCCTGCAATGCTTGAGCAAGTGGCCATCGGCTCGCCCGCAGTCGTACGCGGTGCTGGCCGAGGCGCTCCGTCCGTACGCGTGTTCCAGCGCTGTGGCACCACGCCTCGGCGCCCGCGCATTGGCTGGTGTGGTCGACACCCTGATCATTGGCTTCCCGCTTGGGGTCATTAGCCTCGGGCTCCGGGGTCTGGGCGCGCTTGATGCCGCAGAGGTCGTTCGCCCTCCTTCGTTGCTGGCCCTGGCCCCAATGGCCAGCCTTGTCTACTATCTGATGCTCGAGGGCACGGCGGGGGCCTCGCTGGGCAAGCGCTTGTTTGGCCTGCGGGTTGTCTCCGCGTCCGGTCCGCCGTCGTTTCGTCGCGTGTTGATGCGGACGCTGGTCTTCGTGCTGCCGGGCTTGACGCTGACCGCCGTTATCCTATGGCGAGGGACACCGCCCAACATCCCACCCAACCTCGTGCGACCCGCCAGCGCGCTACTGTTTGCGGCGCTCTTGTTCATCCCGGCCCGGCGCAAAAATGCATGGCGCGCGTTCCACGAACTCGCCAGTGGCACGCGAGTCGTGTCACGGCCGCGGCCGGATCGTCGGCGTGTGCGGGCGCCGCAACTCGCTGCGGCACTTCGCGAGCCTGAACGCCGCGCGCACCTTGGTCCATTCGTCGTCCTCGCCGATGTGGGCGCGACGGATCGTGGCACCCTGATGCTCGCGGTCGATCCGATCCTGCGTCGCAACGTCTGGATTCATCAGCGGCCACTCGGCGACCCGCCGACGAGCGCGAGGCGGCGCGATGTCTCGCGGATCGGGCGGCTGCACTGGCTCGCTGCGCAACCCAGCCCCACTGACCACTGGGATGCTTTCGAAGCGCCGCCAGGACGACCGCTGGTCGCCGCTCGCGAGCCCGCCGACTGGCCGACGCTGAGAGGGTGGCTGATGGATCTGGCCAACGAGCTCGTCGCTGCGGAAGGCGACGGGACGCTACCGGAGGTCAGCCTCGCGCAAATCTGGCTGCGGGACGACGGCCATGTTGTGCTGCTCGATTTTCATCATCCTATGGTCCGCCACGCCGAGCACCACACCGGAACGATCGCGCCTGGGCCGGCCAGTCTCCTGGCCGCTCTCTCCGTCCACGCGATGTCGCTGACGCCAGGTGTCGGGGGGTTCCCGCTGTCCCTGCGAACCCTGACCGACGAGTGGCGGCACAGCACCGCGGCGGGCGCGGAAAAGGCGCGCGAGCAACTGGTCGCCCTCTCGGGCACGTTGGACCGCGTCACGCGCGCCCGTCGTGCACTGCCAATGGCCTTGTTCTTGGTGCCCCTCCTGGCCATGATGGGTGCCTGCGTGGTCGCCGTGCCGGCGATACACCGCATGCGGACGGCGGAACACGCGAATATGTTGCAGTGGTTGGACATGCTCATCACCCCGACGCCCGACAGCCGGCTGGTTGATCCGGACCTTTACCAAGAGGCCGAACACTACGTCGCCGACCGCTTCCGTTCGAGCTTGAGCGACGAAACGTTCTGGCGCACCTTCACGCCTCAACGGGAACGTCAGGCCCTTCGGCATGATGCCGCGCGGCGCCTCCTGGCGCGATACCCCGCCGACGCCAGCCACGTCATCGCGCGCTCGGCACGACTGGCGCCGGAGATCGAACGAGCAGACCAGGCCAGCCGGCAGATCGCGGACGGGGCCGAGGGGTTCGTGTCGTTGGTGGTCAGTACTCTGGTGGCGCTTATCACGGCACTGGTAATGATCTTTCACATCGTCTCGTCGCTGGTGATCCCAGGCGGTGTCGTCACCCGATTCAACGGGTTGGCCGTCGTCACGGCCGATGGTCGTGGGGTGAGTCGGGCGCGCTCGCTGGCTCGCGCGCTCCTGGCGTGGTCGCCCGCCGCGCTCTGGTTTATCGGGCTGGCCGCGTCGCAGAGAAGCCCGGACAGCATCCCCCTCCCGTCCTCGCCGATGGTCGGCCTCGTGTTGACGTATCTGCTCCTGGCCGCCGGCGCCATCGCCACCCTCGTGCACCCTCAGCAAGGACCCCACGATCGGCTGGCCAGGACCTGGGTCATTCCGCGGTAA